In Bacillus sp. NP247, one DNA window encodes the following:
- a CDS encoding LacI family DNA-binding transcriptional regulator: MSTIEDVAKLAGLSRTTVSRVINNHPYVSDEKKKRVQLAMKHLGFVPNSAARRLRKQKTETIAVLVPRITNPFFSRFIEAIEIAASEHKYKLIICQTRYLPEKEMEYLQLLSTKQVDGIILCSLENPWENVEPYLQHGPIVLCNEYIEEANVPTVKFDHAQGAYIAANHVLEQGYRNLIFCRGNETKVVSQQRKMGFLRAITEKSREVEAIDFLENAFSWDDGKRIFHEVLKDKKNPTAILAGGDEVAAGIISEAKRHNWSIPEDLAVIGFDNQILSQITEPGITTIEQPIDEMARKVVDLMMDKIHTKNYRQKELYEFELELLVKGSTMKDKMLLA; encoded by the coding sequence GTGTCGACTATCGAGGACGTGGCGAAATTAGCGGGGTTATCAAGGACAACGGTTTCTAGGGTGATCAATAATCATCCATATGTTTCAGATGAGAAGAAGAAAAGGGTTCAATTAGCAATGAAGCATTTAGGCTTCGTTCCTAATTCTGCGGCGAGAAGGCTTCGTAAACAAAAAACAGAAACAATTGCGGTGCTTGTTCCAAGGATTACAAATCCTTTTTTTAGTAGATTTATTGAAGCAATCGAGATTGCTGCTTCTGAACATAAATATAAACTGATTATTTGTCAAACAAGATATTTACCGGAAAAAGAGATGGAATATTTACAATTATTATCTACGAAACAAGTAGATGGGATTATTCTATGTTCACTAGAAAATCCATGGGAGAATGTGGAGCCATACTTGCAACACGGTCCAATCGTGTTATGTAATGAATATATTGAGGAAGCAAATGTTCCAACAGTGAAGTTTGATCATGCACAGGGAGCATACATAGCTGCCAATCATGTATTAGAACAAGGATACCGTAATCTTATTTTTTGCCGTGGTAACGAAACGAAAGTAGTGAGCCAACAGCGAAAAATGGGCTTTTTACGCGCTATTACTGAAAAGAGTAGAGAAGTGGAAGCGATCGATTTTCTTGAAAACGCTTTCTCTTGGGATGATGGAAAACGAATATTCCATGAAGTATTAAAGGACAAAAAAAATCCTACCGCGATTTTGGCAGGAGGCGACGAGGTTGCAGCTGGAATTATCTCAGAGGCGAAGCGCCATAACTGGAGTATTCCAGAAGATCTCGCTGTGATCGGTTTTGATAATCAAATTTTATCACAGATTACAGAGCCTGGTATTACGACAATTGAACAGCCAATCGACGAGATGGCCCGAAAAGTTGTCGACTTAATGATGGATAAAATCCATACGAAAAATTATCGACAAAAAGAATTGTATGAGTTTGAACTGGAGCTCTTGGTGAAAGGTTCAACGATGAAGGATAAGATGTTATTAGCCTAG
- the cysT gene encoding sulfate ABC transporter permease subunit CysT translates to MLYMSLFVLIPLSIVFIQTSQLGWKKFAGVITSERVLHSYQVSFTTSLAAAIVNAIFGLLIAWVLVRYTFPGKRLLDGLIDLPFALPTAVAGITLTTLYAENGWVGKIFSVFHIKVAFTQLGIIVALTFIGLPFVVRMVQPVLQSIDKEVEEAASSLGASRFQIFLKIILPEIFPALLAGFSLAFARALGEYGSVVFIAGNMPMKTEIAPLIIMTKLEQYDYAGATAVAAVMLIISLLFLLLINMIQTWSRRHELKSE, encoded by the coding sequence ATGCTGTATATGAGTTTATTCGTACTTATACCACTTTCTATCGTATTTATTCAAACTTCGCAGCTAGGTTGGAAGAAGTTTGCTGGGGTTATAACGAGTGAGCGCGTTTTACATTCCTATCAAGTGAGTTTCACAACTTCACTTGCAGCAGCAATCGTAAATGCTATTTTCGGTTTATTAATTGCTTGGGTACTCGTTCGCTACACATTTCCAGGAAAACGGTTATTAGACGGACTAATCGATTTACCATTCGCTCTTCCGACTGCTGTAGCTGGTATTACACTTACAACGCTATATGCGGAAAACGGCTGGGTTGGAAAAATATTTAGTGTGTTTCATATAAAAGTAGCTTTTACCCAGCTCGGCATTATTGTGGCGCTTACGTTTATTGGCTTGCCCTTTGTCGTTCGGATGGTGCAACCAGTGCTGCAAAGTATTGATAAAGAAGTAGAAGAAGCAGCTTCTAGTTTAGGGGCATCACGCTTCCAAATATTTTTGAAAATTATTTTGCCAGAAATATTCCCTGCTCTACTTGCTGGTTTTTCACTCGCCTTTGCTCGGGCGTTAGGGGAATATGGATCTGTCGTGTTCATTGCAGGTAATATGCCAATGAAAACAGAAATTGCACCGCTTATAATTATGACGAAATTAGAACAATATGATTACGCAGGAGCAACAGCTGTAGCGGCTGTGATGCTTATCATTTCGTTACTTTTCCTGCTCCTTATTAATATGATTCAAACTTGGAGTAGAAGGCACGAACTGAAAAGTGAATAG
- a CDS encoding sulfate/molybdate ABC transporter ATP-binding protein gives MSIQIQNVSKQYGTFQALTDIHLDIPKGELVALLGPSGSGKTTLLRIIAGLEEADQGSISFDGEDLTNIHVKNRQVGFVFQHYALFKHMNVFENVAFGLKVRKKSIRPSAEVIEEKVTELLKLVKMDGFAKRYPAQLSGGQRQRIALARALAVEPKILLLDEPFGALDAKVRKELRRWLRKLHDEFQITSVFVTHDQEEALDVADRIVVMNEGRIEQMGTPEEVYEKPASPFVYDFLGNVNLFHGRVHKGKLNVGSVELEAPEHKHVSNVDGVGYVRPHHLSIDRTKQSIDAIPAKVTYSHAVGPVVYVELKRDGTDEYLEAEISKEQFRQLNIQDGDFVYVQPKEVKVFIPEDFVI, from the coding sequence GTGAGTATTCAAATTCAAAATGTATCAAAACAATATGGTACATTTCAAGCGCTGACAGACATTCATTTGGATATTCCAAAAGGTGAACTGGTCGCTTTATTAGGTCCATCAGGTTCTGGGAAAACGACGTTATTACGAATTATTGCAGGGCTAGAAGAAGCGGATCAAGGTTCCATTTCATTTGATGGGGAAGATTTAACAAATATTCATGTGAAAAACAGGCAAGTTGGTTTTGTTTTTCAGCACTATGCACTTTTTAAACATATGAATGTATTTGAAAATGTCGCTTTCGGTTTAAAAGTAAGAAAGAAAAGTATAAGGCCCTCAGCAGAAGTAATAGAAGAAAAAGTAACAGAACTATTGAAACTAGTAAAAATGGATGGTTTCGCAAAACGTTATCCAGCGCAATTATCTGGCGGACAACGTCAACGTATCGCACTAGCCCGGGCACTTGCAGTCGAACCGAAAATTTTATTGCTAGATGAACCGTTCGGTGCACTTGATGCGAAAGTGCGGAAAGAATTGCGAAGATGGCTCCGGAAACTACATGACGAATTTCAAATTACGAGCGTATTCGTAACGCATGACCAAGAAGAAGCGCTAGACGTTGCGGACCGCATCGTTGTAATGAATGAAGGGCGCATTGAACAAATGGGAACACCGGAAGAAGTGTATGAAAAACCGGCAAGTCCGTTCGTATATGACTTTTTAGGAAACGTGAATTTATTTCACGGCCGCGTTCATAAAGGTAAACTAAATGTAGGATCAGTGGAGCTAGAAGCACCAGAGCATAAGCACGTTTCAAACGTAGACGGAGTGGGATACGTAAGGCCACATCATCTATCAATTGATCGTACGAAACAAAGTATAGACGCCATCCCGGCGAAGGTAACATACTCACATGCAGTTGGCCCTGTCGTATATGTAGAATTGAAGCGTGACGGAACAGATGAGTATTTAGAAGCGGAAATTAGTAAAGAACAGTTTAGACAGCTTAACATTCAAGATGGTGATTTTGTATACGTACAGCCGAAAGAAGTGAAGGTGTTTATTCCGGAGGATTTTGTGATTTAA
- the cysW gene encoding sulfate ABC transporter permease subunit CysW — protein sequence MEPTLLEKKIVKSMSAKKESKLVPILFITITILFLSLFLLLPLVTIFMKAFERGVDVYIAAVTDQEAFSAIKLTLLVALIVVPLNTIFGIAAAWLITKFQFKGKQVLLSLIELPFAVSPVIAGLVFVLLFTPRAAFGGWLLEHGIKLIFSVPGIIIATIFVTFPFVARELIPVMQAQGKSEEEAALSLGASGWKMFWRVTLPNIKWGLLYGMILCNARAIGEFGAVSVVSGHVRGVTNTMPLHIEILYNEYQFSAAFAVATLMSLIAVFTLVIKNWIEWRMEKRQ from the coding sequence ATGGAACCAACATTACTAGAGAAGAAAATAGTAAAAAGCATGTCAGCTAAAAAAGAATCTAAATTGGTACCAATTCTATTCATTACGATAACAATTTTATTTTTATCTCTCTTTCTATTACTGCCGCTCGTGACAATTTTTATGAAAGCATTCGAACGAGGCGTTGATGTATATATTGCCGCTGTAACAGATCAAGAAGCATTTTCAGCAATCAAGTTAACGCTTCTCGTTGCTTTAATCGTTGTGCCACTTAATACGATATTCGGAATAGCGGCAGCTTGGCTTATTACGAAGTTTCAGTTTAAAGGAAAACAAGTATTACTTTCTCTTATTGAACTACCGTTTGCTGTATCGCCAGTCATTGCAGGATTAGTATTCGTTTTACTTTTCACACCTCGTGCAGCCTTTGGGGGATGGTTATTGGAACACGGGATAAAACTCATCTTCTCTGTCCCTGGTATTATCATTGCAACGATATTCGTAACGTTCCCGTTCGTTGCACGTGAATTAATCCCGGTTATGCAGGCGCAAGGGAAGAGTGAAGAAGAAGCAGCCCTATCACTTGGCGCGAGCGGCTGGAAAATGTTTTGGCGAGTTACATTACCTAATATAAAATGGGGCCTTTTATACGGTATGATCCTATGTAATGCCCGGGCTATTGGTGAGTTCGGGGCAGTTTCCGTTGTATCCGGTCACGTGCGCGGCGTGACAAATACGATGCCGCTTCATATTGAAATTTTGTACAATGAATATCAATTTTCAGCAGCGTTCGCTGTGGCGACTTTAATGTCACTCATCGCAGTTTTTACGCTCGTTATAAAAAACTGGATTGAATGGAGAATGGAAAAACGACAATAA
- the yhfH gene encoding protein YhfH produces the protein MIDQPMEFFRNLPTKTCAHCGKEIDEQHEAYHNKCDDCVHEE, from the coding sequence ATGATTGATCAACCAATGGAGTTTTTCCGAAATTTACCGACGAAAACTTGTGCTCATTGCGGGAAAGAAATTGATGAGCAGCACGAAGCATACCATAACAAATGTGACGATTGCGTTCACGAAGAATAG
- a CDS encoding lipoate--protein ligase: MLFIDNKGITDPTINLAIEEYCVKNLDINETYLLFYINEPSIIIGKNQNTVEEINADYVKEQGIHVVRRLSGGGAVYHDLGNLNFSFITKDDGDSFSNFKKFTEPVTKALGKLGVNAELSGRNDILAEGRKISGNAQFSTKGRMFSHGTLLFDSEIDHVVSALKVKMDKIQSKGIKSIRSRVANITEFLNEKMTTEEFRQLLLETIFEGETEIPTYELTEDDWKEIHKLSEERYRNWDWNYGKSPKFNLQHSHRFPVGQVDVRLEVKKGTVTECKIYGDFFGSLDVHDIEERLTGVQFDKDAFTVALEGVDIARYFGNITTEDFLHLFF; encoded by the coding sequence ATGTTATTTATTGATAATAAAGGGATTACAGATCCTACGATAAACTTAGCGATTGAAGAATATTGTGTGAAGAATTTAGATATTAACGAAACATATTTACTGTTCTACATTAATGAACCTTCGATTATTATTGGTAAAAACCAAAACACAGTAGAAGAAATTAATGCAGATTACGTAAAAGAACAAGGTATTCATGTCGTTCGTCGTCTATCAGGCGGAGGCGCAGTATATCATGATTTAGGAAACTTAAACTTCAGCTTTATTACGAAAGATGATGGAGATAGTTTCAGCAACTTTAAAAAATTCACAGAACCTGTAACGAAAGCGCTTGGTAAACTAGGTGTAAATGCAGAACTAAGTGGTCGTAACGACATTTTAGCTGAAGGTAGAAAAATTTCAGGTAATGCGCAGTTCTCAACGAAAGGTCGTATGTTTAGTCACGGTACGTTACTATTTGACTCTGAAATCGATCACGTTGTATCAGCACTAAAAGTAAAAATGGATAAGATTCAATCAAAAGGAATTAAATCAATCCGTAGCCGCGTTGCGAATATTACAGAGTTCCTAAACGAAAAAATGACGACAGAAGAGTTTAGACAACTTCTTCTAGAAACAATTTTCGAAGGTGAAACAGAAATTCCAACGTACGAATTAACAGAAGATGATTGGAAAGAAATCCATAAACTTTCTGAAGAGCGCTACCGTAATTGGGACTGGAACTACGGGAAATCTCCGAAGTTCAACTTACAACATTCACACCGTTTCCCAGTTGGACAAGTTGACGTTCGTCTTGAAGTGAAAAAAGGAACAGTAACAGAATGTAAAATTTATGGTGACTTCTTCGGATCACTAGATGTTCATGACATTGAAGAACGTCTAACAGGCGTACAATTTGATAAAGATGCATTCACTGTAGCTTTAGAAGGCGTAGATATCGCACGCTATTTCGGTAATATTACAACAGAAGATTTCTTGCATTTATTCTTCTAA
- a CDS encoding fatty acid--CoA ligase family protein, with protein MNLVQSLAKTAKNKGDKPAYIFMDQSVSYDQLNKVVTRFSSNLAKMGIGKGDNVALAVGNSPHFLVGLYGTMKAGATVIPINPIYTADEMHYILQNGDVKTIIVLDVLLPVIQSLTTRLPSLENIIICETSSDFNHTETEKMKTFTSFIGTVDLTYEGPELDEEDVAVILYTSGTTGKPKGAMLTHKNLYSNASDVASYLQYTADDRVVAALPMFHVFCLTVAVNAPIVNGATILMLPKFSPKEVFRICRTYEPTIFAGVPTMYNYLYLFEEASAEDVKTLRLCISGGASMPVALLQNFEKRFGVIVSEGYGLSEASPVTCFNPLDRPRKPGSIGTNIWHVENKIVNELGEEVPVGAVGELIVRGPNVMKGYYNAPEDTAATLKDGWLYTGDLAKMDEEGYFYIVDRKKDIVLVGGYNVYPREVEEVLYTHDSVAEVVVIGVPDENLGEAVRAFVVLKQTSVTEEELMHYCTLHLAKYKVPKSIEFLTELPKNTTGKLLRRALREKALQV; from the coding sequence GTGAATCTCGTTCAATCTTTGGCTAAAACGGCAAAAAATAAGGGGGATAAACCGGCATACATATTTATGGATCAGTCGGTCTCGTATGACCAATTAAACAAAGTAGTCACTAGGTTTTCTAGCAATTTAGCAAAAATGGGCATTGGAAAAGGGGACAATGTCGCATTAGCTGTTGGAAATTCACCACATTTTTTAGTCGGTTTATACGGAACAATGAAAGCAGGAGCAACTGTCATTCCGATTAATCCAATTTATACAGCAGACGAAATGCATTATATATTACAAAATGGAGATGTAAAAACAATCATCGTACTCGACGTCCTTCTACCTGTTATACAATCTCTTACAACAAGACTTCCTTCACTTGAAAATATCATCATATGCGAAACCTCATCAGATTTTAACCATACAGAAACCGAAAAAATGAAAACGTTTACTAGTTTTATAGGAACTGTAGATTTAACTTACGAAGGTCCGGAACTAGATGAAGAAGATGTAGCTGTTATTTTATACACTTCAGGCACAACTGGAAAGCCAAAGGGCGCTATGTTAACACATAAAAATTTATATAGTAACGCTAGCGATGTTGCATCATATTTACAATATACTGCCGACGATCGCGTTGTTGCGGCGCTGCCGATGTTCCATGTGTTCTGTTTAACAGTCGCAGTAAATGCACCGATTGTTAATGGTGCGACAATTTTAATGTTACCGAAGTTTAGTCCGAAAGAAGTATTCCGTATTTGTCGTACATATGAACCAACGATTTTTGCGGGTGTACCGACAATGTACAATTACTTATATTTATTTGAAGAAGCAAGTGCAGAAGATGTGAAGACACTTCGCCTTTGTATTTCAGGTGGTGCGTCAATGCCTGTTGCCCTTCTGCAAAACTTTGAAAAACGTTTTGGCGTTATCGTTTCAGAAGGATACGGTTTATCAGAAGCATCACCAGTTACTTGTTTTAATCCGTTAGACCGTCCTCGTAAACCAGGATCTATTGGCACAAATATTTGGCATGTAGAAAATAAAATTGTGAACGAACTTGGTGAAGAAGTACCTGTTGGTGCAGTTGGGGAGTTAATTGTTCGCGGACCTAACGTTATGAAGGGTTACTATAATGCGCCAGAAGATACTGCGGCGACACTTAAAGATGGCTGGCTATATACAGGAGACTTAGCGAAAATGGATGAAGAAGGTTACTTCTATATCGTCGATCGCAAAAAAGATATTGTCTTAGTTGGCGGTTATAACGTATATCCTCGTGAAGTAGAGGAAGTATTATATACTCATGATTCGGTAGCTGAAGTTGTCGTAATCGGTGTTCCTGATGAAAACTTAGGAGAAGCAGTGCGCGCTTTCGTCGTTCTGAAACAAACGAGCGTAACAGAAGAAGAGCTGATGCATTATTGCACGTTACATTTAGCGAAATATAAAGTACCAAAGAGCATTGAGTTTTTAACAGAATTGCCGAAGAATACAACTGGTAAGTTACTGCGAAGAGCTTTGAGAGAGAAGGCATTGCAAGTATAA
- a CDS encoding TetR family transcriptional regulator — MLCTFNVNIKHINLHNKNIDKHIVLKFLGTAVIGILESYVLDKIDNDIEYVAKQVGELMMRNI, encoded by the coding sequence TTGTTATGCACGTTTAACGTAAATATTAAGCACATCAATCTTCACAATAAAAACATTGATAAGCACATCGTCTTAAAATTTTTAGGAACTGCTGTAATAGGCATTTTAGAATCTTACGTGTTAGACAAAATTGATAATGATATTGAATATGTTGCGAAGCAGGTTGGGGAATTGATGATGAGGAATATATAA
- a CDS encoding DinB family protein produces the protein MNSTVMLEKFESLATYYVKELDKYTIEQFGKKPSEEEWSLGQMYNHLLAATYMQLDAIEKCKTETPSVANKKTDMGEKVYTMGAFPPIQIKVPNRSGYTPENPSCKEEIQERFLKLITAVKNIEPMLASIPNDCKVEHPGLGYLNAPEWFQLISMHFSHHLRQKERLDKKVLV, from the coding sequence ATGAACAGTACTGTTATGTTAGAGAAATTCGAAAGTTTAGCAACGTATTATGTGAAGGAATTAGACAAATATACGATTGAACAATTTGGAAAAAAACCTTCTGAAGAAGAATGGTCGCTCGGTCAAATGTATAACCATCTGCTAGCTGCTACATATATGCAATTAGATGCAATCGAGAAATGTAAAACTGAAACACCATCTGTAGCTAACAAAAAAACGGATATGGGTGAAAAAGTATATACAATGGGTGCTTTCCCTCCTATACAAATAAAAGTGCCAAATCGCTCTGGATACACACCTGAAAATCCATCATGCAAAGAAGAGATACAGGAGCGTTTTCTAAAATTAATTACAGCTGTAAAAAACATTGAACCCATGCTTGCTTCTATTCCAAATGATTGTAAAGTGGAGCATCCTGGACTTGGGTACTTAAATGCTCCAGAGTGGTTCCAGCTCATTTCTATGCATTTTTCACATCATCTTCGTCAGAAAGAAAGATTGGATAAAAAAGTTTTAGTGTAA
- a CDS encoding Yip1 family protein, with product MQASSLIHEEISGKPSILGIFTSPTLQFKRMKNQRNILLPLAFLIVFIIISSALMSWNTLNNPALSMFHDKTGFTVPKYITFFTTFGISTVSGIVALFFAPIFYKNIMIFFGVDITYKETFPIIIYTSFVLRLGMILNGFIALSLNGYEISYTSLGAIATDNMVLHTIAQRIDIFNIWYYILLGIGLKTITNLNKDKLIPLIIVLFVFTSLLASMAGFMQEISKP from the coding sequence TGAAGAGATTTCGGGGAAACCGTCAATTTTGGGGATATTTACTTCGCCAACACTACAATTCAAAAGGATGAAGAATCAAAGAAATATACTTTTACCACTCGCCTTTTTAATAGTATTCATTATAATTTCAAGTGCTTTAATGTCTTGGAATACTTTAAACAATCCTGCGCTTAGTATGTTTCATGATAAAACGGGATTTACTGTACCAAAATACATAACTTTCTTTACCACATTTGGGATTTCCACAGTCAGTGGAATCGTAGCCTTATTTTTTGCGCCTATATTCTATAAAAATATTATGATTTTTTTCGGGGTGGATATTACCTATAAAGAAACCTTTCCTATAATTATTTATACTTCGTTTGTATTACGATTAGGGATGATTTTAAATGGATTCATTGCATTGTCTCTAAATGGATATGAGATATCTTATACAAGTTTAGGTGCAATAGCAACGGATAATATGGTTTTGCATACAATCGCTCAAAGAATAGATATATTTAATATTTGGTATTACATTTTATTAGGAATAGGTTTAAAAACGATTACGAATTTAAATAAAGACAAACTTATTCCTCTTATTATTGTACTTTTCGTGTTCACTAGTTTATTAGCGAGCATGGCTGGATTTATGCAGGAGATATCTAAACCGTAA
- a CDS encoding MBL fold metallo-hydrolase: MKMTVVGFWGGFPEAGEATSGYLFEHDGFRLLVDCGSGVLAQLQKYITPSDIDAVVLSHYHHDHVADIGVLQYARLITSVTKGQLPELPIYGHSFDENRFNSLTHAPHTKGIAYNPEETLQIGPFSISFLTTVHPVTCFAMRITAGDDAIVYSADSSYIPEFIPFTKDADLFICECNMYAHQEAAKAGHMNSTEVASIAKTANVKELLLTHLPHTGNPSDLVTEAKQIFSGHITLAHSGYVWNS; encoded by the coding sequence ATGAAAATGACTGTTGTCGGCTTTTGGGGCGGCTTTCCAGAAGCGGGAGAAGCAACGTCGGGGTATTTGTTTGAACACGATGGTTTTCGTTTACTTGTAGATTGTGGTAGTGGTGTACTAGCACAGCTTCAAAAATATATAACACCATCTGACATAGATGCAGTTGTATTGTCACACTATCATCACGATCATGTTGCAGACATTGGGGTGTTGCAATATGCGAGATTAATTACGAGTGTAACAAAAGGACAACTACCAGAATTGCCAATTTACGGTCATTCGTTTGATGAGAATAGATTTAATTCTTTAACGCATGCACCGCATACGAAAGGAATCGCGTACAATCCAGAAGAAACACTTCAAATTGGACCATTTTCCATTTCATTCTTAACAACTGTTCATCCTGTTACATGCTTTGCGATGCGTATTACAGCTGGCGATGATGCCATAGTATACAGTGCGGATTCAAGTTATATTCCTGAATTTATTCCGTTCACAAAAGATGCTGATCTTTTCATTTGTGAATGTAATATGTATGCACATCAAGAGGCTGCGAAAGCAGGGCATATGAATAGTACAGAAGTAGCAAGTATTGCGAAAACTGCGAATGTAAAAGAGCTTTTATTAACGCACTTACCGCATACAGGCAATCCATCTGATTTAGTAACAGAAGCAAAACAAATTTTCAGCGGCCATATTACGCTTGCGCATAGTGGTTACGTTTGGAATTCATGA
- a CDS encoding sulfate ABC transporter substrate-binding protein, with the protein MKQWSKTALMKSTGVLLSAFVLLSGCGSAASTSNSEGSTDKKAVELLNVSYDPTRELYQDFNKDFAKYWKEKHGQTVNVKQSHGGSGSQARSVIDGLEADVVTLALAYDIDAISKKKQLAEDWQKRLADNSTPYTSTIVFLVRKGNPKGIKDWDDLTKKGVSVITPNPKTSGGARWNYLGAWGYALKKYNNSEDKAKEFVGQIYKNVEVLDSGARGATTTFVEKGIGDVLIAWENEALLSQKELGKDKFEIVTPSISILAEPPVAVVDKVVDKKGTRKVAEGYLEYLYSEKGQEIAAKNFYRPRNEKVAEKYASQFPKVQLFTVDELFGGWKKAQEKHFNDGGVFDKIYQK; encoded by the coding sequence ATGAAACAGTGGAGTAAGACAGCATTAATGAAAAGTACAGGTGTTTTATTATCAGCATTTGTTCTTTTGTCGGGTTGTGGTTCGGCAGCATCCACTAGTAACTCTGAAGGAAGTACAGATAAGAAGGCAGTCGAACTTTTAAATGTTTCATATGATCCAACGCGTGAGTTATATCAAGATTTCAATAAAGATTTTGCGAAGTATTGGAAAGAGAAACATGGTCAGACAGTAAATGTAAAACAGTCACATGGGGGATCGGGAAGTCAGGCTCGTTCTGTTATCGATGGTTTAGAGGCTGATGTTGTAACACTAGCGCTCGCATATGATATTGACGCAATTAGTAAGAAGAAACAATTAGCCGAAGATTGGCAGAAGCGACTTGCGGATAATTCAACTCCTTACACATCGACAATTGTATTTCTTGTGCGAAAAGGAAATCCGAAAGGAATTAAAGATTGGGATGATTTAACGAAAAAAGGTGTGTCTGTTATTACACCAAATCCGAAAACATCTGGAGGAGCACGTTGGAACTATTTAGGTGCATGGGGATACGCACTGAAGAAATATAACAATAGTGAAGATAAAGCGAAAGAGTTTGTCGGTCAAATTTATAAAAACGTAGAAGTATTGGATTCAGGAGCACGCGGGGCAACGACAACTTTCGTTGAAAAAGGAATTGGTGATGTGTTAATTGCTTGGGAAAATGAAGCGTTATTATCCCAAAAAGAACTTGGAAAAGATAAATTCGAAATTGTAACGCCTTCAATTAGTATACTAGCAGAACCACCAGTAGCTGTTGTAGATAAAGTAGTTGATAAAAAAGGAACGAGAAAAGTAGCAGAAGGGTATCTTGAATATTTGTATTCAGAAAAAGGGCAAGAAATTGCAGCGAAAAACTTTTATCGCCCTCGTAATGAAAAAGTAGCAGAAAAGTACGCATCACAATTTCCGAAAGTTCAATTATTTACAGTTGATGAACTATTTGGCGGATGGAAAAAAGCGCAAGAAAAACATTTTAACGATGGAGGCGTATTCGATAAAATTTATCAAAAATAA
- a CDS encoding YafY family protein, protein MNRTDRLLAILIELQRKQTVTAQSLAEKFETSIRTIYRDMDALSESGVPIFSMPGHGYSLMDGYFLPPVQLTPEEAVTLLLGGDYIEKAFTSSFSVHAQSAKEKLEIALPTDQQKKIEELRGTFRFLSPIFSNQQAEQEKLESQFFLLQEAIQREQSISFSYRKPRETTKTKRTVHPYGLVNISGIWYIVAHCLLRKQIRNFRLDRMDTLQQEQEFFTKPKDFSLQDYQPENNRTVTIHLLFPSHIAHKIVESRYFFIDSYEHKDNGFHVFLKSRSIDEVFQWVLSWGSQVQVLEPKILSEKIYDEVKKMLKL, encoded by the coding sequence ATGAATCGGACGGATCGTTTATTAGCTATATTAATTGAATTACAAAGAAAACAAACCGTTACAGCACAAAGCTTAGCTGAAAAATTTGAGACAAGTATACGCACTATTTACCGAGATATGGACGCACTCAGCGAATCCGGCGTTCCCATTTTTTCAATGCCTGGTCACGGCTATTCATTAATGGATGGTTATTTCTTGCCACCCGTTCAGCTTACGCCAGAAGAGGCCGTTACTCTTTTATTGGGCGGTGATTATATTGAGAAAGCTTTCACCTCTTCTTTTTCTGTACATGCGCAATCAGCAAAAGAGAAACTTGAGATAGCCCTCCCTACTGATCAACAAAAGAAAATTGAGGAATTGCGAGGAACTTTCCGTTTCCTTTCTCCTATATTTTCAAACCAGCAAGCCGAGCAAGAAAAACTAGAGAGCCAATTTTTCTTGTTACAAGAAGCTATTCAAAGAGAGCAATCTATCTCTTTTTCGTATCGTAAACCGAGAGAAACTACAAAAACAAAACGTACCGTTCATCCTTACGGTTTAGTCAACATTTCAGGAATTTGGTACATCGTTGCTCATTGTTTACTTCGAAAACAAATACGTAATTTTCGCTTAGACCGTATGGATACATTACAGCAAGAACAAGAATTTTTTACAAAACCGAAGGACTTTTCTTTACAAGACTATCAACCTGAAAACAATCGAACTGTTACGATCCATTTATTATTCCCATCCCATATTGCACATAAAATTGTTGAGTCACGATACTTTTTTATAGATTCATACGAGCATAAAGATAATGGTTTTCATGTCTTTTTGAAATCAAGAAGTATAGATGAAGTATTTCAATGGGTATTAAGCTGGGGGAGCCAAGTGCAAGTACTAGAGCCAAAAATTCTTTCTGAGAAAATATATGATGAAGTAAAAAAAATGTTAAAACTTTAA